A DNA window from Tachysurus fulvidraco isolate hzauxx_2018 chromosome 4, HZAU_PFXX_2.0, whole genome shotgun sequence contains the following coding sequences:
- the mmrn2a gene encoding multimerin-2a isoform X2 — protein sequence MIVLKVFLYLQGLLLAARCEVWPRDQELKEGEDEQLNQPQGAWDHGNPYEHFGTGHDSAGTQKQGPVVSETIHYPMEHRHSNPKHGSPSEDVSVDAEGGSADSNIHPKRTGNWCTFVHKRVVTKPMACGTEKYVIKSQSPCPSRSPDCHLVMYKLSTRLVYKEKQMIHTALLWRCCPGHAGETCEDTVENGHVSVSGDSQLGDTGNEWIAHNPNQKQNDHQKTKRSLIESLMSEEKQTDKQHRQDPPSSHTGHEPHYEKAHHSVDNGHGGSPTERHHPNPGPVPIHYLKDVIMSHLQPIFDSFNLTLARLSEEVQDLQRDMTQLQLDQMLQGESKTAGSGIGEELKQHEAKTETLQQVEELTMQLDLQRDEMEEKLHAQQAMLHYNLTNLKAGMDVQHKRNQKMLQTSLHSMNSSLSEVKEKQEQLEEEFQRVLRLASQMPSPERQPQEDTAVWEAINRLDNKVVNNTVQLSILNEDQVQATRTIEQLQMGWKALEERVTKNDRKNEDRYIEAFLEVDAAKVAVRTSTDELSNNVTLLQSIVQELEEDLDHLFIQFSKNISIGSRDCDCSGLSKSVVHLKLAVANISVIANENRIALDSAAEERVNIWENGGPSQPVEEIKLGLHTVQNLLALEQEKRRTLQQTLSTLQTSVLSSQTHIEALQQQDSKKSGEIKHLFNSFSSLLQDAIRHSSVLEVLLGEEVLEFIELSSQVQKAHSIPTLKMMISDLQEQINKHSQSLASMLNSEDPTAGEPSEMADWIAEDLKRRQKEQKTEHFSENPSGHKDFLALEKAVEQLKAHVIKLRDQQCLSCCDCAKDTKSKGVEAKLQAELSSVHKSLDDHLRLFSSIFSNTDGLTASEATVDLDQLLALMKKKEAKLQRKKQKKRAETQHSKRDTSLQTAVHDQPQEHTLMFAVSSRDGVNTPGTVVFKTTSTNHGQTYSPETGTFRAPTTGVYLFMLTLDFGPGPSLAQLKIGEKVAAAVYQNMREPAGPATRHCLLYLQQGEEIHLELIQGTLKQENTFTGLLLQQIT from the exons ATGATAGTGCTGAAAGTGTTTCTGTACCTGCAGGGCCTGTTGCTGGCAGCACGGTGTGAAGTTTGGCCCAGAGACCAAGAGCTGAAAGAGGGAGAGGACGAGCAATTAAACCAACCCCAAGGTGCTTGGGATCATGGCAATCCATATGAACATTTTGGAACTGGTCATGACAGTGCTGGAACACAAAAACAAGGTCCGGTTGTCTCTGAAACTATCCATTACCCAATGGAGCATAGGCATTCTAACCCCAAACATGGGTCTCCATCTGAGGATGTATCTGTGGATGCAGAAGGTGGTTCAGCAGATAGCAATATCCATCCAAAACGCACAGG AAACTGGTGTACATTTGTGCATAAACGCGTAGTCACAAAGCCAATGGCCTGTGGCACTGAGAAATATGTTATCAAGTCCCAGAGTCCTTGTCCGAGCAGGTCGCCAGACTGCCATCTGGTCAT GTACAAGCTGTCTACTCGGCTAGTGTACAAAGAGAAGCAGATGATTCACACAGCGCTCTTGTGGAGATGTTGCCCTGGTCATGCTGGAGAAACATGCGAGGATACTG TGGAAAATGGCCATGTGTCAGTGTCAGGAGactctcagcttggtgatacaG GAAATGAATGGATTGCCCACAACCCAAACCAGAAGCAGAACGACCATCAAAAGACCAAACGCTCACTAATCGAGTCCCTGATGTCTGAGGAGAAACAAACGGATAAACAGCACAGACAAGACCCTCCAAGCTCACACACTGGTCATGAGCCTCACTATGAGAAAG CACACCACAGTGTGGATAATGGTCATGGAGGTTCTCCAACAGAGAGGCATCACCCAAATCCCGGACCTGTACCCATCCATTATTTAAAGGATGTCATAATGTCTCATCTACAGCCAATATTTGACAGCTTCAACCTGACACTAGCACGCCTGTCTGAAGAGGTGCAGGACCTACAGAGGGACATGACCCAGCTACAACTTGACCAAATGTTACAGGGAGAGTCCAAAACAGCAGGAAGTGGAATAGGTGAAGAGTTAAAGCAACATGAGGCAAAGACAGAGACCTTGCAACAAGTGGAGGAACTGACTATGCAACTTGACCTTCAGCGTGATGAGATGGAAGAAAAGCTACATGCACAGCAGGCCATGCTGCACTACAACCTCACCAATCTGAAGGCTGGCATGGATGTCCAGCACAAACGCAACCAGAAGATGCTACAG ACGAGCCTTCATTCCATGAACTCCTCACTATCAGAGGTAAAAGAGAAGCAAGAGCAGCTGGAGGAGGAGTTCCAGAGGGTTTTGAGACTTGCAAGTCAAATGCCAAGTCCTGAGAGACAGCCTCAGGAGGACACAGCAGTCTGGGAGGCCATTAATCGTCTGGACAATAAGGTGGTCAATAATACTGTGCAGCTCAGTATCCTAAACGAAGACCAAGTCCAAGCAACTCGGACGATAGAACAGTTGCAAATGGGCTGGAAGGCCTTAGAAGAACGTGTAACCAAGAATGATCGCAAGAATGAGGACAGATACATCGAGGCTTTCCTTGAAGTGGATGCAGCAAAGGTGGCAGTACGAACGAGTACTGATGAGCTATCAAACAATGTCACCCTTCTCCAAAGTATAGTCCAGGAACTGGAGGAGGACCTGGACCATTTATTCATCCAATTCTCTAAAAACATAAGCATCGGTAGCAGAGACTGTGACTGCAGCGGCCTCAGCAAATCTGTGGTGCATTTGAAACTGGCAGTAGCTAATATATCAGTAATTGCAAATGAAAACAGGATAGCTTTAGACAGCGCAGCAGAAGAGAGGGTGAACATTTGGGAAAATGGTGGTCCGAGCCAACCAGTGGAAGAGATCAAATTGGGTTTACATACTGTGCAGAACTTGCTGGCACTTGAGCAAGAGAAACGCAGGACACTGCAACAAACCTTAAGCACACTCCAGACCTCTGTTTTAAGCAGTCAGACACATATTGAAGCTCTACAGCAACAAGACAGTAAGAAATCTGGTGAGATAAAACATCTTTTTAACTCTTTCAGCTCTCTGTTGCAAGATGCCATACGCCATTCCAGTGTGCTGGAGGTTCTGCTCGGTGAGGAGGTTTTGGAGTTTATTGAATTGTCCTCACAAGTCCAGAAGGCCCACTCCATCCCTACGCTGAAAATGATGATCAGCGACCTGCAGGAACAGATTAACAAACACAGCCAAAGCCTGGCCTCCATGCTTAACTCTGAAGACCCCACTGCAGGTGAACCATCAGAGATGGCAGACTGGATCGCAGAGGATCTCAAAAGGAGACAAAAGGAACAGAAAACTGAGCACTTCTCAGAGAACCCTTCAGGACACAAAGATTTCTTAGCATTGGAAAAAGCAGTGGAACAGCTCAAAGCTCATGTCATAAAGCTGAGAGATCAGCAATGTCTGTCCTGCTGTGACTGTGCCAAAGACACCAAGTCCAAAGGTGTAGAGGCAAAACTACAAGCCGAGTTGTCCAGTGTGCACAAGAGCCTTGACGATCATCTCAGGCTTTTTAGTAGCATTTTTAGTAATACTGATGGTCTAACAGCGTCTGAAGCAACAGTAGATTTGGACCAGTTGCTTGCactaatgaagaaaaaagaagccaAACTTCAAAGAAAGAAGCAAAAGAAGAGAGCGGAAACACAGCATAGCAAGCGGGATACCTCGCTACAAACGGCAG TACACGATCAGCCTCAGGAGCACACACTCATGTTTGCAGTCAGCAGCAGAGACGGTGTTAACACACCAGGTACTGTTGTGTTTAAAACCACGTCGACAAACCACGGGCAAACATACTCACCTGAAACGGGCACGTTCCGCGCGCCTACCACAGGGGTTTACCTGTTCATGTTGACGCTGGACTTCGGGCCTGGGCCATCTTTAGCCCAGCTGAAAATCGGAGAGAAAGTAGCAGCGGCAGTGTATCAGAACATGAGGGAACCAGCAGGACCTGCTACTCGTCATTGCCTGTTATATCTGCAACAGGGTGAAGAGATCCACCTAGAGCTAATACAGGGAACATTGAAGCAGGAAAACACCTTCACCGGACTGCTGCTCCAACAGATCACATGA
- the mmrn2a gene encoding multimerin-2a isoform X1 has translation MIVLKVFLYLQGLLLAARCEVWPRDQELKEGEDEQLNQPQGAWDHGNPYEHFGTGHDSAGTQKQGPVVSETIHYPMEHRHSNPKHGSPSEDVSVDAEGGSADSNIHPKRTGNWCTFVHKRVVTKPMACGTEKYVIKSQSPCPSRSPDCHLVMYKLSTRLVYKEKQMIHTALLWRCCPGHAGETCEDTVENGHVSVSGDSQLGDTGNEWIAHNPNQKQNDHQKTKRSLIESLMSEEKQTDKQHRQDPPSSHTGHEPHYEKGAHHSVDNGHGGSPTERHHPNPGPVPIHYLKDVIMSHLQPIFDSFNLTLARLSEEVQDLQRDMTQLQLDQMLQGESKTAGSGIGEELKQHEAKTETLQQVEELTMQLDLQRDEMEEKLHAQQAMLHYNLTNLKAGMDVQHKRNQKMLQTSLHSMNSSLSEVKEKQEQLEEEFQRVLRLASQMPSPERQPQEDTAVWEAINRLDNKVVNNTVQLSILNEDQVQATRTIEQLQMGWKALEERVTKNDRKNEDRYIEAFLEVDAAKVAVRTSTDELSNNVTLLQSIVQELEEDLDHLFIQFSKNISIGSRDCDCSGLSKSVVHLKLAVANISVIANENRIALDSAAEERVNIWENGGPSQPVEEIKLGLHTVQNLLALEQEKRRTLQQTLSTLQTSVLSSQTHIEALQQQDSKKSGEIKHLFNSFSSLLQDAIRHSSVLEVLLGEEVLEFIELSSQVQKAHSIPTLKMMISDLQEQINKHSQSLASMLNSEDPTAGEPSEMADWIAEDLKRRQKEQKTEHFSENPSGHKDFLALEKAVEQLKAHVIKLRDQQCLSCCDCAKDTKSKGVEAKLQAELSSVHKSLDDHLRLFSSIFSNTDGLTASEATVDLDQLLALMKKKEAKLQRKKQKKRAETQHSKRDTSLQTAVHDQPQEHTLMFAVSSRDGVNTPGTVVFKTTSTNHGQTYSPETGTFRAPTTGVYLFMLTLDFGPGPSLAQLKIGEKVAAAVYQNMREPAGPATRHCLLYLQQGEEIHLELIQGTLKQENTFTGLLLQQIT, from the exons ATGATAGTGCTGAAAGTGTTTCTGTACCTGCAGGGCCTGTTGCTGGCAGCACGGTGTGAAGTTTGGCCCAGAGACCAAGAGCTGAAAGAGGGAGAGGACGAGCAATTAAACCAACCCCAAGGTGCTTGGGATCATGGCAATCCATATGAACATTTTGGAACTGGTCATGACAGTGCTGGAACACAAAAACAAGGTCCGGTTGTCTCTGAAACTATCCATTACCCAATGGAGCATAGGCATTCTAACCCCAAACATGGGTCTCCATCTGAGGATGTATCTGTGGATGCAGAAGGTGGTTCAGCAGATAGCAATATCCATCCAAAACGCACAGG AAACTGGTGTACATTTGTGCATAAACGCGTAGTCACAAAGCCAATGGCCTGTGGCACTGAGAAATATGTTATCAAGTCCCAGAGTCCTTGTCCGAGCAGGTCGCCAGACTGCCATCTGGTCAT GTACAAGCTGTCTACTCGGCTAGTGTACAAAGAGAAGCAGATGATTCACACAGCGCTCTTGTGGAGATGTTGCCCTGGTCATGCTGGAGAAACATGCGAGGATACTG TGGAAAATGGCCATGTGTCAGTGTCAGGAGactctcagcttggtgatacaG GAAATGAATGGATTGCCCACAACCCAAACCAGAAGCAGAACGACCATCAAAAGACCAAACGCTCACTAATCGAGTCCCTGATGTCTGAGGAGAAACAAACGGATAAACAGCACAGACAAGACCCTCCAAGCTCACACACTGGTCATGAGCCTCACTATGAGAAAGGTG CACACCACAGTGTGGATAATGGTCATGGAGGTTCTCCAACAGAGAGGCATCACCCAAATCCCGGACCTGTACCCATCCATTATTTAAAGGATGTCATAATGTCTCATCTACAGCCAATATTTGACAGCTTCAACCTGACACTAGCACGCCTGTCTGAAGAGGTGCAGGACCTACAGAGGGACATGACCCAGCTACAACTTGACCAAATGTTACAGGGAGAGTCCAAAACAGCAGGAAGTGGAATAGGTGAAGAGTTAAAGCAACATGAGGCAAAGACAGAGACCTTGCAACAAGTGGAGGAACTGACTATGCAACTTGACCTTCAGCGTGATGAGATGGAAGAAAAGCTACATGCACAGCAGGCCATGCTGCACTACAACCTCACCAATCTGAAGGCTGGCATGGATGTCCAGCACAAACGCAACCAGAAGATGCTACAG ACGAGCCTTCATTCCATGAACTCCTCACTATCAGAGGTAAAAGAGAAGCAAGAGCAGCTGGAGGAGGAGTTCCAGAGGGTTTTGAGACTTGCAAGTCAAATGCCAAGTCCTGAGAGACAGCCTCAGGAGGACACAGCAGTCTGGGAGGCCATTAATCGTCTGGACAATAAGGTGGTCAATAATACTGTGCAGCTCAGTATCCTAAACGAAGACCAAGTCCAAGCAACTCGGACGATAGAACAGTTGCAAATGGGCTGGAAGGCCTTAGAAGAACGTGTAACCAAGAATGATCGCAAGAATGAGGACAGATACATCGAGGCTTTCCTTGAAGTGGATGCAGCAAAGGTGGCAGTACGAACGAGTACTGATGAGCTATCAAACAATGTCACCCTTCTCCAAAGTATAGTCCAGGAACTGGAGGAGGACCTGGACCATTTATTCATCCAATTCTCTAAAAACATAAGCATCGGTAGCAGAGACTGTGACTGCAGCGGCCTCAGCAAATCTGTGGTGCATTTGAAACTGGCAGTAGCTAATATATCAGTAATTGCAAATGAAAACAGGATAGCTTTAGACAGCGCAGCAGAAGAGAGGGTGAACATTTGGGAAAATGGTGGTCCGAGCCAACCAGTGGAAGAGATCAAATTGGGTTTACATACTGTGCAGAACTTGCTGGCACTTGAGCAAGAGAAACGCAGGACACTGCAACAAACCTTAAGCACACTCCAGACCTCTGTTTTAAGCAGTCAGACACATATTGAAGCTCTACAGCAACAAGACAGTAAGAAATCTGGTGAGATAAAACATCTTTTTAACTCTTTCAGCTCTCTGTTGCAAGATGCCATACGCCATTCCAGTGTGCTGGAGGTTCTGCTCGGTGAGGAGGTTTTGGAGTTTATTGAATTGTCCTCACAAGTCCAGAAGGCCCACTCCATCCCTACGCTGAAAATGATGATCAGCGACCTGCAGGAACAGATTAACAAACACAGCCAAAGCCTGGCCTCCATGCTTAACTCTGAAGACCCCACTGCAGGTGAACCATCAGAGATGGCAGACTGGATCGCAGAGGATCTCAAAAGGAGACAAAAGGAACAGAAAACTGAGCACTTCTCAGAGAACCCTTCAGGACACAAAGATTTCTTAGCATTGGAAAAAGCAGTGGAACAGCTCAAAGCTCATGTCATAAAGCTGAGAGATCAGCAATGTCTGTCCTGCTGTGACTGTGCCAAAGACACCAAGTCCAAAGGTGTAGAGGCAAAACTACAAGCCGAGTTGTCCAGTGTGCACAAGAGCCTTGACGATCATCTCAGGCTTTTTAGTAGCATTTTTAGTAATACTGATGGTCTAACAGCGTCTGAAGCAACAGTAGATTTGGACCAGTTGCTTGCactaatgaagaaaaaagaagccaAACTTCAAAGAAAGAAGCAAAAGAAGAGAGCGGAAACACAGCATAGCAAGCGGGATACCTCGCTACAAACGGCAG TACACGATCAGCCTCAGGAGCACACACTCATGTTTGCAGTCAGCAGCAGAGACGGTGTTAACACACCAGGTACTGTTGTGTTTAAAACCACGTCGACAAACCACGGGCAAACATACTCACCTGAAACGGGCACGTTCCGCGCGCCTACCACAGGGGTTTACCTGTTCATGTTGACGCTGGACTTCGGGCCTGGGCCATCTTTAGCCCAGCTGAAAATCGGAGAGAAAGTAGCAGCGGCAGTGTATCAGAACATGAGGGAACCAGCAGGACCTGCTACTCGTCATTGCCTGTTATATCTGCAACAGGGTGAAGAGATCCACCTAGAGCTAATACAGGGAACATTGAAGCAGGAAAACACCTTCACCGGACTGCTGCTCCAACAGATCACATGA
- the mmrn2a gene encoding multimerin-2a isoform X3: MIVLKVFLYLQGLLLAARCEVWPRDQELKEGEDEQLNQPQGAWDHGNPYEHFGTGHDSAGTQKQGPVVSETIHYPMEHRHSNPKHGSPSEDVSVDAEGGSADSNIHPKRTGNWCTFVHKRVVTKPMACGTEKYVIKSQSPCPSRSPDCHLVMYKLSTRLVYKEKQMIHTALLWRCCPGHAGETCEDTVENGHVSVSGDSQLGDTAHHSVDNGHGGSPTERHHPNPGPVPIHYLKDVIMSHLQPIFDSFNLTLARLSEEVQDLQRDMTQLQLDQMLQGESKTAGSGIGEELKQHEAKTETLQQVEELTMQLDLQRDEMEEKLHAQQAMLHYNLTNLKAGMDVQHKRNQKMLQTSLHSMNSSLSEVKEKQEQLEEEFQRVLRLASQMPSPERQPQEDTAVWEAINRLDNKVVNNTVQLSILNEDQVQATRTIEQLQMGWKALEERVTKNDRKNEDRYIEAFLEVDAAKVAVRTSTDELSNNVTLLQSIVQELEEDLDHLFIQFSKNISIGSRDCDCSGLSKSVVHLKLAVANISVIANENRIALDSAAEERVNIWENGGPSQPVEEIKLGLHTVQNLLALEQEKRRTLQQTLSTLQTSVLSSQTHIEALQQQDSKKSGEIKHLFNSFSSLLQDAIRHSSVLEVLLGEEVLEFIELSSQVQKAHSIPTLKMMISDLQEQINKHSQSLASMLNSEDPTAGEPSEMADWIAEDLKRRQKEQKTEHFSENPSGHKDFLALEKAVEQLKAHVIKLRDQQCLSCCDCAKDTKSKGVEAKLQAELSSVHKSLDDHLRLFSSIFSNTDGLTASEATVDLDQLLALMKKKEAKLQRKKQKKRAETQHSKRDTSLQTAVHDQPQEHTLMFAVSSRDGVNTPGTVVFKTTSTNHGQTYSPETGTFRAPTTGVYLFMLTLDFGPGPSLAQLKIGEKVAAAVYQNMREPAGPATRHCLLYLQQGEEIHLELIQGTLKQENTFTGLLLQQIT, encoded by the exons ATGATAGTGCTGAAAGTGTTTCTGTACCTGCAGGGCCTGTTGCTGGCAGCACGGTGTGAAGTTTGGCCCAGAGACCAAGAGCTGAAAGAGGGAGAGGACGAGCAATTAAACCAACCCCAAGGTGCTTGGGATCATGGCAATCCATATGAACATTTTGGAACTGGTCATGACAGTGCTGGAACACAAAAACAAGGTCCGGTTGTCTCTGAAACTATCCATTACCCAATGGAGCATAGGCATTCTAACCCCAAACATGGGTCTCCATCTGAGGATGTATCTGTGGATGCAGAAGGTGGTTCAGCAGATAGCAATATCCATCCAAAACGCACAGG AAACTGGTGTACATTTGTGCATAAACGCGTAGTCACAAAGCCAATGGCCTGTGGCACTGAGAAATATGTTATCAAGTCCCAGAGTCCTTGTCCGAGCAGGTCGCCAGACTGCCATCTGGTCAT GTACAAGCTGTCTACTCGGCTAGTGTACAAAGAGAAGCAGATGATTCACACAGCGCTCTTGTGGAGATGTTGCCCTGGTCATGCTGGAGAAACATGCGAGGATACTG TGGAAAATGGCCATGTGTCAGTGTCAGGAGactctcagcttggtgatacaG CACACCACAGTGTGGATAATGGTCATGGAGGTTCTCCAACAGAGAGGCATCACCCAAATCCCGGACCTGTACCCATCCATTATTTAAAGGATGTCATAATGTCTCATCTACAGCCAATATTTGACAGCTTCAACCTGACACTAGCACGCCTGTCTGAAGAGGTGCAGGACCTACAGAGGGACATGACCCAGCTACAACTTGACCAAATGTTACAGGGAGAGTCCAAAACAGCAGGAAGTGGAATAGGTGAAGAGTTAAAGCAACATGAGGCAAAGACAGAGACCTTGCAACAAGTGGAGGAACTGACTATGCAACTTGACCTTCAGCGTGATGAGATGGAAGAAAAGCTACATGCACAGCAGGCCATGCTGCACTACAACCTCACCAATCTGAAGGCTGGCATGGATGTCCAGCACAAACGCAACCAGAAGATGCTACAG ACGAGCCTTCATTCCATGAACTCCTCACTATCAGAGGTAAAAGAGAAGCAAGAGCAGCTGGAGGAGGAGTTCCAGAGGGTTTTGAGACTTGCAAGTCAAATGCCAAGTCCTGAGAGACAGCCTCAGGAGGACACAGCAGTCTGGGAGGCCATTAATCGTCTGGACAATAAGGTGGTCAATAATACTGTGCAGCTCAGTATCCTAAACGAAGACCAAGTCCAAGCAACTCGGACGATAGAACAGTTGCAAATGGGCTGGAAGGCCTTAGAAGAACGTGTAACCAAGAATGATCGCAAGAATGAGGACAGATACATCGAGGCTTTCCTTGAAGTGGATGCAGCAAAGGTGGCAGTACGAACGAGTACTGATGAGCTATCAAACAATGTCACCCTTCTCCAAAGTATAGTCCAGGAACTGGAGGAGGACCTGGACCATTTATTCATCCAATTCTCTAAAAACATAAGCATCGGTAGCAGAGACTGTGACTGCAGCGGCCTCAGCAAATCTGTGGTGCATTTGAAACTGGCAGTAGCTAATATATCAGTAATTGCAAATGAAAACAGGATAGCTTTAGACAGCGCAGCAGAAGAGAGGGTGAACATTTGGGAAAATGGTGGTCCGAGCCAACCAGTGGAAGAGATCAAATTGGGTTTACATACTGTGCAGAACTTGCTGGCACTTGAGCAAGAGAAACGCAGGACACTGCAACAAACCTTAAGCACACTCCAGACCTCTGTTTTAAGCAGTCAGACACATATTGAAGCTCTACAGCAACAAGACAGTAAGAAATCTGGTGAGATAAAACATCTTTTTAACTCTTTCAGCTCTCTGTTGCAAGATGCCATACGCCATTCCAGTGTGCTGGAGGTTCTGCTCGGTGAGGAGGTTTTGGAGTTTATTGAATTGTCCTCACAAGTCCAGAAGGCCCACTCCATCCCTACGCTGAAAATGATGATCAGCGACCTGCAGGAACAGATTAACAAACACAGCCAAAGCCTGGCCTCCATGCTTAACTCTGAAGACCCCACTGCAGGTGAACCATCAGAGATGGCAGACTGGATCGCAGAGGATCTCAAAAGGAGACAAAAGGAACAGAAAACTGAGCACTTCTCAGAGAACCCTTCAGGACACAAAGATTTCTTAGCATTGGAAAAAGCAGTGGAACAGCTCAAAGCTCATGTCATAAAGCTGAGAGATCAGCAATGTCTGTCCTGCTGTGACTGTGCCAAAGACACCAAGTCCAAAGGTGTAGAGGCAAAACTACAAGCCGAGTTGTCCAGTGTGCACAAGAGCCTTGACGATCATCTCAGGCTTTTTAGTAGCATTTTTAGTAATACTGATGGTCTAACAGCGTCTGAAGCAACAGTAGATTTGGACCAGTTGCTTGCactaatgaagaaaaaagaagccaAACTTCAAAGAAAGAAGCAAAAGAAGAGAGCGGAAACACAGCATAGCAAGCGGGATACCTCGCTACAAACGGCAG TACACGATCAGCCTCAGGAGCACACACTCATGTTTGCAGTCAGCAGCAGAGACGGTGTTAACACACCAGGTACTGTTGTGTTTAAAACCACGTCGACAAACCACGGGCAAACATACTCACCTGAAACGGGCACGTTCCGCGCGCCTACCACAGGGGTTTACCTGTTCATGTTGACGCTGGACTTCGGGCCTGGGCCATCTTTAGCCCAGCTGAAAATCGGAGAGAAAGTAGCAGCGGCAGTGTATCAGAACATGAGGGAACCAGCAGGACCTGCTACTCGTCATTGCCTGTTATATCTGCAACAGGGTGAAGAGATCCACCTAGAGCTAATACAGGGAACATTGAAGCAGGAAAACACCTTCACCGGACTGCTGCTCCAACAGATCACATGA
- the sncga gene encoding synuclein, gamma a, whose amino-acid sequence MDALKKGFSIAKEGVVAAAEKTKAGVEEAAAKTMEGVMYVGTKTKEGVVSGVNTVAQKTTDQANLVGEAAVAGANEVSGKAVEGLETVVASTGLVNPAEPSQTEEAAAPASDAGQ is encoded by the exons ATGGACGCTCTGAAGAAGGGATTTTCCATTGCCAAGGAGGGAGTGGTAGCAGCAGCAGAGAAGACCAAAGCAGGGGTGGAGGAGGCCGCTGCCAAAACCATGGAGGGGGTCATGTACGTCG GTACGAAGACAAAGGAAGGTGTGGTTTCTGGCGTGAACACAG TTGCTCAGAAGACGACTGATCAGGCGAATCTCGTGGGCGAAGCCGCGGTAGCTGGAGCCAATGAGGTGTCAGGCAAGGCAGTAGAAGGTCTGGAGACTGTAGTGGCTTCTACTGGACTGGTCAACCCG GCTGAACCATCCCAAACTGAAGAAGCAGCAGCTCCTGCTTCAGATGCAGGACAGTAG